From Megalops cyprinoides isolate fMegCyp1 chromosome 18, fMegCyp1.pri, whole genome shotgun sequence, one genomic window encodes:
- the gba2 gene encoding non-lysosomal glucosylceramidase yields the protein MDPPPAQGAMEPGDGSSTAELMSRYVSSELGYGVPAEGWRICLAHEFKEKRKPFQARDVSLSNIMEHIGLGIRYLKWWYKKTQVEKKAPFIDMFRALPLRQIYGAPLGGFGGGTITRGWRGEFCRWQLNPGMYHYKTVIANQFTVCLRRGGQTVYQQVLSVERPPTLQGWNWGYCGEYAFYHALYPRAWTVYHLPGQNVTLTCRQVSPVFPHEYKDTSLPVAVLVWEIENKNDFALDVSIMFTMINGSGHKDDKSGGHWNEPFHLEKEGESVSGVLLHHCTPFNPYTLCIAAREQSDREISYQTAFSPKGTCGALWNDLITDGRLDSPTGSSPPTQKGEKVAAALAVGCTVPAQGHNFMEFSLSWDMPKITFGSREREHIRRYTRFFGSNGDAAPSLCHYALTHYRDWERRIEAWQGPILQDSSLPSWYKSALFNELYFVADGGTVWVELPEDSDVSGGLRSEEGGLPAQPPVIKEYGRFAYLEGQEYRMYNTYDVHFYASFALIMLWPKLALSLQYDIAGSVVQQDSTERLNLMSGRCSPVKTRNVVPHDVGDPDDEPWQRVNAYLIHDTADWKDLNLKFVLQVYRDFHLTQDRQYLQDMWPICQAVMESEMKFDQDGDGLIENSGYADQTYDGWIVTGPSAYCGGLWLASVCVMCKMARLLDSDSVYQRYRDVLDRGSAAFDKLLWNGQYYNYDSSGRDLSNSVMSDQCAGQWFLRASGLGEGEYQAFPMEKVRSALKAVFDLNVLRFAGGQMGAVNGMRPEGVPDRSSVQSDEVWVGVVYGLAATMIHEGMLEEGLRTAEGCYRTVWERLGMAFQTPEAYCEKGIFRSLAYMRPLSIWAMQLALDSRRDQSGHAAGELLQNRPAENRDPAPATPNEPPQETLHDVPNTH from the exons ATGGACCCCCCGCCGGCGCAGGGAGCAATGGAGCCTGGTGACGGCAGCTCCACGGCCGAACTTATGAGCCGGTATGTTTCGTCCGAACTTGGATATGGGGTGCCGGCGGAAGGCTGGCGGATCTGTCTGGCCCACGAGTTCAAGGAGAAGAGGAAACCGTTTCAAGCCAGAGATGTGTCTCTGTCCAACATCATGGAGCACATTGGCCTAGGTATCAG atacCTGAAGTGGTGGTACAAGAAAACCCAGGTGGAGAAGAAGGCTCCCTTTATTGATATGTTCCGTGCCCTACCCCTTCGGCAGATCTATG GTGCTCCTTTAGGTGGATTCGGGGGAGGTACCATAACTCGTGGCTGGAGGGGGGAGTTCTGCAGGTGGCAGCTCAATCCTGGGATGTACCATTACAAAACTGTCATCGCCAACCAG TTCACTGTGTGCCTTCGTCGCGGGGGGCAGACCGTGTACCAGCAGGTCCTGTCTGTAGAGAGGCCTCCCACACTGCAGGGCTGGAACTGGGGCTACTGTGGGGAGTACGCCTTCTACCATGCCCTCTACCCCCGAGCGTGGACCGTCTACCACCTGCCGGGGCAGAACGTCACACTCACCTGCCGACAGGTGTCACCTGTCTTCCCACACGAGTACAAG GATACCAGTCTCCCAGTGGCGGTGCTGGTGTGGGAGATAGAGAACAAGAATGACTTCGCTCTGGATGTCTCCATCATGTTCACTATGATAAATGGCTCGGGCCACAAGGATGACAAGAGTGGGGGGCATTGGAATGAACCATTTCAcctggagaaggagggggagtcTGTATCTGGGGTCCTGCTGCATCACTGCACCCCTTTCAACCCCTACACTCTGTGCATAGCAGCCCGTGAACAG TCTGACAGGGAAATCAGCTACCAGACAGCATTCAGCCCAAAGGGAACTTGTGGGGCGCTGTGGAATGACCTCATCACTGATGGACGGTTAGACTCCCCCACAG GCTCAAGTCCACCCACTCAGAAAGGGGAGAAAGTCGCTGCGGCCCTGGCCGTAGGGTGCACCGTCCCGGCACAAGGACACAATTTTATGGAATTCAGCCTGTCATGGGACATGCCCAAAATCACCTTCGGctccagggagagagagcacatcaG GAGGTACACGCGTTTTTTCGGCAGCAATGGAGATGCAGCGCCTTCTCTATGTCACTACGCCCTGACACACTACAGAGACTGGGAGAGAAGAATCGAGGCCTGGCAGGGCCCTATTCTGCAGGACAG CTCGCTGCCCTCCTGGTACAAGTCGGCTCTGTTTAACGAGCTTTACTTTGTTGCGGACGGCGGCACCGTGTGGGTGGAGCTTCCCGAGGACAGTGATGTCAGCGGCGGTCTACGCAGTGAGGAGGGAGGATTGCCAGCACAACCACCAGTCATCAAGGAATATGGCCGATTCGCTTACCTGGAAG GTCAGGAATACAGGATGTACAACACTTATGATGTGCACTTTTACGCCTCCTTCGCCCTCATCATGCTGTGGCCCAAACTAGCCCTCAGCCTGCAGTACGACATTG cgGGCAGTGTTGTTCAGCAGGACTCCACAGAAAGACTCAATCTGATGAGCGGGCGTTGTTCTCCAGTAAAGACCCGTAATGTGGTTCCTCATGACGTTGGAGACCCAG ATGACGAGCCCTGGCAGCGGGTCAATGCTTACCTCATCCACGACACGGCCGACTGGAAGGACCTGAACCTCAAGTTTGTGCTGCAGGTGTACCGCGACTTCCACCTGACCCAGGACAGACAGTACCTGCAGGACATGTGGCCGATCTGCCAG GCAGTGATGGAGTCGGAGATGAAGTTTGATCAGGATGGCGATGGTCTGATTGAGAACTCCGGCTACGCTGACCAGACGTATGATGGCTGGATTGTCACCGGGCCAag tgcgtACTGTGGGGGACTGTGGCTGGCCTcggtgtgtgtgatgtgtaagATGGCTCGGCTGCTGGACAGTGACTCTGTGTACCAGCGCTACAGGGACGTGCTGGACAGGGGGAGCGCCGCCTTTGACAAGCTGCTGTGGAACG GTCAGTACTATAATTATGACAGCAGCGGACGGGACCTGTCTAACAGCGTGATGTCAGACCAGTGTGCTGGCCAGTGGTTTCTGCGGGCATCTGGCCTGGGGGAAGGGGAATACCAG GCTTTCCCGATGGAGAAGGTGCGCTCTGCGCTCAAAGCGGTGTTTGACTTAAACGTCCTGCGCTTCGCTGGCGGACAGATGGGCGCAGTCAACGGGATGCGCCCGGAAGGCGTGCCCGATCGGTCCAGCGTGCAGTCAGATGAGGTGTGGGTGGGCGTGGTGTACGGACTGGCAGCCACTATGATTCATGAG GGCATGTTAGAGGAGGGCTTGCGCACTGCAGAGGGGTGTTACCGGACAGTGTGGGAGAGACTGGGGATGGCCTTTCAGACCCCTGAGGCCTACTGCGAGAAGGGCATTTTCCGCTCCCTCGCCTACATGCGCCCCCTCAGCATCTGGGCCATGCAGCTGGCCTTGGACTCGCGTCGGGACCAAAGTGGGCACGCGGCAGGGGAACTGCTCCAGAACAGACCGGCAGAGAACCGGGACCCAGCTCCAGCGACTCCGAACGAACCCCCCCAAGAGACCCTGCACGATGTacccaacactcactga